The Collimonas fungivorans Ter331 genome has a segment encoding these proteins:
- a CDS encoding ABC transporter substrate-binding protein, translating to MKKLLAIASLLLASFSAHAADELRLYNWNNYIAPETVQRFEAFCKCKVVQTYYGDNEEMLAKLAAGAKGYDIIVPTGNALDALIKQQALLPLDKSQLPNLKNVNPAYLNTDFDKGNKYSVPYAYTVTVMGYNDQKMKELGIAVDSWAAIFDPKILAKIKGKVTVLDSANELMAAALKYLGYSANDTDEQHWQQAKDVIIKAKPYWAAFNGSSYIKELTVGNIWLAHGYSNDIFQADVDAQKAGRKFHIRHGMPKEGAVLALDSMVIHKAAPRPDLALKFINFMLDGKNAAELSNLIGSGNPNADAAKYIKPEIANNPVIFPDKAGFAKLEMLKDLNSKQRRAINRIWTEIRAR from the coding sequence ATGAAAAAACTGCTCGCCATCGCATCGCTGCTGCTTGCCAGCTTCTCTGCCCACGCCGCCGACGAACTGCGCCTGTATAACTGGAACAACTACATTGCGCCGGAAACCGTGCAGCGCTTCGAGGCTTTCTGCAAGTGCAAGGTGGTGCAGACCTATTACGGCGACAACGAGGAAATGCTGGCCAAGCTGGCCGCCGGCGCCAAGGGTTACGACATCATCGTGCCGACCGGCAATGCGCTGGATGCGCTGATCAAGCAGCAAGCCTTGCTGCCGCTCGACAAGAGCCAGCTGCCGAACCTGAAAAACGTTAACCCGGCCTACCTCAACACCGATTTCGACAAGGGCAACAAATATTCCGTGCCTTACGCCTACACCGTGACGGTGATGGGCTACAACGACCAGAAGATGAAGGAACTGGGCATCGCGGTGGACAGCTGGGCGGCGATTTTCGATCCGAAGATCCTGGCCAAGATCAAAGGCAAGGTGACCGTGCTCGACTCCGCCAATGAACTGATGGCCGCGGCCCTCAAATACCTCGGTTATTCCGCCAACGATACCGACGAACAGCACTGGCAGCAGGCCAAGGACGTGATCATCAAAGCCAAGCCTTACTGGGCAGCGTTCAACGGCAGCAGCTATATCAAGGAACTGACTGTCGGCAATATCTGGCTGGCCCACGGTTATTCGAATGACATCTTCCAGGCCGACGTCGATGCGCAAAAGGCCGGCCGCAAATTCCATATCCGCCACGGCATGCCGAAAGAGGGCGCAGTGCTGGCGCTGGACAGCATGGTGATCCACAAAGCCGCGCCACGTCCCGACCTGGCGCTCAAGTTCATCAATTTCATGCTGGACGGCAAGAATGCCGCCGAGCTGAGCAACCTGATCGGCTCGGGTAACCCGAATGCCGACGCCGCCAAGTACATCAAGCCTGAAATCGCCAACAACCCGGTGATTTTCCCGGACAAGGCCGGTTTCGCCAAGCTGGAGATGCTGAAAGACCTGAACAGCAAGCAAAGGCGCGCCATCAACCGCATCTGGACCGAGATCCGGGCACGCTGA
- a CDS encoding ABC transporter permease, which yields MTNVIRRPLGLWLVALAVYAFLYVPLIIVVVYSFNDSQLNAEWVGFTLDWYRKLFHNDEMLRAAGNSLLIALVASAASTLLGTMAGFAMHRYKLKLLPLLVLTPIAIPEILVGVSLLIFFVMLNITLGLVSIALAHIAFCIGFVAIVVRSRLSGMDESLTEAARDCGATPMQAFRLVTLPLIMPGVVAGALMAFTLSIDDFVITFFTAGANASTLPLQIYSMIKIAVTPEVNAVSTLLMGLTLLLIIIASKLAPNALRSS from the coding sequence ATGACCAACGTAATCCGCCGCCCTCTGGGCCTGTGGCTGGTGGCGCTGGCCGTCTACGCCTTCCTGTATGTGCCGCTGATCATCGTGGTGGTGTATTCCTTCAACGACTCGCAGCTCAACGCCGAGTGGGTGGGCTTCACGCTGGACTGGTATCGCAAGCTGTTCCATAACGACGAGATGCTGCGCGCCGCCGGCAACTCCTTGCTGATCGCGCTAGTTGCCAGCGCCGCCTCGACCTTGCTGGGCACCATGGCCGGTTTTGCCATGCACCGCTACAAGCTCAAGCTGCTGCCCTTGCTGGTGCTGACGCCGATCGCCATTCCGGAAATCCTGGTCGGCGTTTCGCTGCTGATTTTCTTCGTGATGCTCAACATCACCCTGGGACTGGTATCGATCGCCCTGGCGCATATCGCTTTCTGCATAGGTTTCGTGGCGATCGTGGTGCGTTCGCGCCTGTCCGGCATGGATGAGAGCCTGACCGAAGCGGCGCGCGACTGCGGCGCGACGCCGATGCAGGCGTTCCGCCTGGTGACGCTGCCGCTGATCATGCCGGGCGTGGTGGCAGGGGCCCTGATGGCGTTTACCTTGTCGATCGACGATTTCGTGATCACCTTCTTCACCGCCGGCGCCAATGCCTCCACCTTGCCGCTGCAGATCTATTCGATGATCAAGATTGCCGTCACGCCGGAAGTCAATGCCGTTTCGACCTTGTTGATGGGCTTGACCTTGCTGCTTATAATCATCGCGTCCAAGCTTGCGCCCAACGCCCTCCGTTCTTCCTAA
- a CDS encoding ABC transporter permease: MSKSPNVAAKRGRMARWLISGPPLFYLLLFFAIPSLIMVFASVRYAGDYGGLAPVFDEAGKLNLTLENFQRFTSDFIYTAIFLKSLMYALITTFCCLLMAYPLALLIARSPKKYRDLLILLVILPFWSNFLIRVYAWMIILGPQSGLTQAVNYILGLAGIEPVRLLFTGFSVIVGLVYVHLPFMVLPLYANLEKHDPALVDAAQDLGASAWQRFWRITFPLSLPGVYAGAALVFIPALGIFAVSDILGGTGSDMIGNVIKQQFLETRDWPFGSVLSIVLTVAALIAAGIAVLVARPKREA, encoded by the coding sequence ATGAGTAAGTCGCCCAACGTCGCAGCCAAACGCGGCCGCATGGCGCGTTGGCTGATCAGCGGCCCGCCGCTGTTCTACCTGCTGCTGTTCTTCGCCATCCCGAGCCTGATCATGGTGTTCGCCTCTGTGCGTTATGCTGGCGATTACGGCGGCCTGGCGCCGGTGTTCGACGAGGCCGGCAAGCTCAACCTGACGCTGGAGAATTTCCAGCGCTTCACTTCCGATTTCATCTACACCGCGATCTTCCTGAAATCGTTGATGTACGCGTTGATCACCACTTTCTGCTGCCTGCTGATGGCTTATCCGTTGGCGCTGCTGATCGCGCGCAGCCCCAAAAAATACCGCGACCTGCTGATCCTGCTGGTGATCCTGCCGTTCTGGAGCAACTTCCTGATCCGCGTCTATGCCTGGATGATCATCCTCGGCCCGCAATCGGGCCTGACGCAAGCGGTCAACTATATATTGGGGCTGGCCGGGATTGAACCGGTGCGCCTGTTGTTTACCGGATTTTCGGTGATCGTCGGCCTGGTCTATGTACACTTGCCGTTCATGGTTCTGCCCTTGTACGCCAACCTGGAAAAACACGATCCGGCCCTGGTCGACGCCGCCCAGGACCTGGGCGCCTCTGCCTGGCAGCGCTTCTGGCGCATCACGTTTCCGCTGTCTTTGCCTGGCGTCTACGCCGGCGCCGCACTGGTATTCATCCCGGCGCTAGGAATTTTTGCGGTGTCCGACATCCTGGGCGGCACCGGCAGCGACATGATCGGCAACGTCATCAAACAGCAGTTCCTGGAAACCCGCGACTGGCCGTTCGGCAGCGTGCTCTCCATCGTGCTCACGGTGGCGGCCCTGATCGCCGCCGGCATCGCGGTGCTGGTGGCACGGCCGAAGAGGGAAGCATGA
- the ubiB gene encoding ubiquinone biosynthesis regulatory protein kinase UbiB, which produces MILKFLRLFKIVRVAVRYGLDDIAMSGFDTPRISKLIDTLIFWRDISAPRGERLRMALEELGPIFVKFGQVLSTRRDLLPGDMVDELARLQDRVPPFSSDLAIAQIEKSLKAHPDQLFASFERVPVASASIAQVHFATLKNGKEVAVKVLRPGMKKSIDEDVALMHIAAGLVEKLWADGRRLKAREVVGEFDKYLHDELDLMREAANGSQLRRNFANSDLLVVPEMYWDYCSSSVIVMERMHGIPISQLDRLRDAGVDLGKLSRDGVEIFFTQVFRDGFFHADMHPGNILVSVAPATFGRYIALDFGIVGTLNDFDKDYLSQNFLAFFQRDYKRVAEAHIESGWAPKETRVDELESAVRACCEPIFDRPLKDISFGQVLLRLFQTSRRFNVEVQPQLVLLQKTLLNVEGLGRQLDPDLDLWKTAKPHLERWMSEQMGWRGLIQQLKIEMPRYSKLLPQLPRLAHQALTQAVEPKNEQNNELMWKLIAEQRQTNHFLGVLVYVGGGLAAGVLLTLLYLRFAHRIWW; this is translated from the coding sequence ATGATCCTGAAATTCCTGCGCCTGTTCAAAATTGTCCGCGTCGCCGTGCGTTACGGCCTGGACGATATCGCCATGTCGGGCTTCGACACGCCGCGCATTTCCAAGCTGATCGATACCCTGATTTTCTGGCGCGACATTTCGGCGCCGCGCGGCGAACGCTTGCGCATGGCGCTGGAAGAACTGGGACCGATCTTCGTCAAGTTCGGCCAGGTGCTGTCGACCCGCCGCGACCTGCTGCCGGGCGACATGGTCGACGAACTGGCGCGCCTGCAGGACCGGGTGCCGCCCTTCAGTTCCGACCTGGCGATCGCGCAGATCGAAAAATCGCTGAAAGCCCATCCGGACCAGCTGTTCGCCAGCTTCGAGCGGGTGCCGGTGGCTTCCGCCTCGATCGCCCAGGTGCATTTCGCCACGCTGAAGAACGGCAAGGAAGTGGCGGTCAAGGTGCTGCGTCCCGGCATGAAGAAGTCGATAGACGAAGACGTCGCGCTGATGCATATCGCCGCCGGCCTGGTGGAAAAACTGTGGGCCGACGGCCGCCGCCTGAAGGCGCGCGAAGTGGTCGGCGAATTCGACAAATACCTGCACGACGAACTGGACCTGATGCGCGAGGCCGCCAACGGCAGCCAGCTGCGCCGCAATTTTGCCAATTCCGATCTGCTGGTGGTGCCGGAAATGTACTGGGATTACTGCTCGTCGTCGGTGATCGTGATGGAGCGCATGCACGGTATCCCGATCTCGCAGCTGGACCGCCTGCGCGATGCCGGCGTCGATCTCGGCAAGCTGTCGCGCGACGGCGTCGAGATCTTTTTCACCCAGGTGTTCCGCGACGGTTTTTTCCATGCCGACATGCATCCCGGGAACATACTGGTGTCGGTGGCGCCGGCTACCTTCGGCCGCTACATCGCGCTCGATTTCGGCATTGTCGGCACCCTCAACGATTTCGATAAAGACTATCTGTCGCAAAACTTCCTGGCGTTTTTCCAGCGCGACTACAAACGCGTGGCCGAAGCCCACATCGAATCCGGCTGGGCGCCCAAGGAAACCCGGGTCGACGAGCTGGAATCGGCGGTGCGCGCCTGCTGCGAACCGATCTTCGACCGGCCGCTGAAAGACATTTCCTTCGGCCAGGTGCTGCTGCGCCTGTTCCAGACTTCGCGCCGCTTCAATGTCGAGGTGCAGCCGCAGCTGGTGCTGCTGCAAAAGACCTTGCTTAACGTCGAGGGCCTGGGCCGCCAGCTCGATCCCGACCTCGACCTGTGGAAAACCGCCAAGCCGCACCTGGAACGCTGGATGAGCGAGCAGATGGGCTGGCGCGGCCTGATCCAGCAGCTGAAGATCGAGATGCCGCGCTACAGCAAGCTGCTGCCGCAGCTGCCGCGCCTGGCGCACCAGGCGCTGACGCAAGCGGTCGAACCCAAAAACGAGCAAAACAATGAACTGATGTGGAAGCTGATCGCGGAACAGCGCCAGACCAACCACTTCCTCGGCGTGCTGGTATACGTCGGCGGCGGCCTGGCGGCAGGCGTGCTGCTGACGCTCCTGTACCTGCGCTTTGCACACAGGATCTGGTGGTAA
- a CDS encoding ABC transporter ATP-binding protein — protein MALLEIRNVSRRFGDFAAVDNISLSIEAGEFFTLLGPSGCGKTTLLRMIAGFDLPDSGQILLDGVDLVGIPPEQRPVCTVFQNYALFPHMTVSANIAFPLKMAKVPADQIRSRVEEALEDVRLTGFAARFPHELSGGQRQRVAVARALVSRPKLLLLDEPLSALDAKLREQMQIELINLQKEVDITFIYVTHDQGEALALSHRIAVMNRGNVEQLDEPSRIYSYPRTRFVADFIGTCNLLDGAIASVDGASMKLDVPGLGLVKSALPADAAVGRKGTLALRPEKIHISAEISTDTAENHFKGFVKELLYLGDVTVYIVQTEGGTTIEALLANSAAGRAKFFEVGDTVDIAWQFDAGHFLYE, from the coding sequence ATGGCGCTGCTCGAAATCCGTAATGTCAGTCGTCGTTTTGGCGACTTTGCCGCAGTTGACAACATCAGCCTGTCGATTGAAGCCGGCGAATTCTTTACTTTGCTGGGACCTTCCGGCTGCGGCAAAACCACTTTGCTGCGCATGATCGCCGGTTTCGACCTGCCGGATTCCGGCCAGATCCTGCTGGACGGCGTCGACCTGGTAGGCATTCCACCGGAACAGCGGCCGGTCTGCACCGTGTTCCAGAATTATGCGCTGTTTCCGCACATGACGGTCTCGGCCAATATCGCGTTCCCCCTGAAAATGGCCAAAGTGCCGGCCGACCAGATCCGCAGCCGGGTCGAAGAGGCCCTGGAAGACGTGCGCCTGACCGGTTTCGCCGCGCGCTTCCCGCATGAATTGTCTGGCGGCCAGCGGCAGCGGGTGGCGGTCGCGCGGGCGCTGGTGTCGCGCCCCAAGCTGCTGCTGCTGGATGAACCCCTGTCGGCGCTGGACGCCAAGCTGCGCGAGCAGATGCAGATCGAGTTGATCAATTTGCAAAAAGAAGTCGACATCACCTTTATCTACGTCACCCACGACCAGGGCGAAGCGCTGGCGCTGTCGCACCGGATCGCCGTCATGAACCGCGGCAACGTCGAGCAGCTGGACGAACCTTCGCGCATCTACAGCTATCCGCGCACCCGTTTCGTGGCCGATTTCATCGGCACCTGCAACCTGCTGGACGGCGCCATCGCCAGCGTCGACGGCGCCTCCATGAAACTGGATGTGCCCGGCCTGGGCCTGGTCAAGAGCGCTTTGCCGGCAGACGCCGCGGTCGGCCGCAAGGGCACGCTGGCCTTGCGCCCTGAAAAAATCCACATCAGCGCCGAGATCAGCACCGACACCGCGGAAAACCACTTCAAGGGTTTCGTCAAGGAGCTGTTGTACCTGGGCGACGTTACCGTCTATATCGTACAGACCGAGGGCGGCACCACTATCGAGGCCTTGCTGGCCAATTCGGCGGCCGGCCGCGCCAAGTTCTTCGAAGTCGGCGACACGGTCGACATTGCCTGGCAATTCGACGCAGGGCATTTCTTGTATGAGTAA
- the aspS gene encoding aspartate--tRNA ligase — MSMRTQYCGLTTEVLLGQTVSLCGWVHRRRDHGGVIFIDLRDREGLVQVVCDPDRAEVFKNAEAVRNEFCLRITGVVRLRPDGTSNSNLKSGKIEVLAHELEVLNPSVTPPFQLDDDNLSETTRLTHRVLDLRRPQMQNNLRLRYKVTMEVRKFLDANGFIDIETPMLTKSTPEGARDYLVPSRVNAGQFFALPQSPQLFKQLLMVANFDRYYQIVKCFRDEDLRADRQPEFTQIDCETSFMSEQEIRDMFEGMIRLVFKNALDIDLPNPFPVMDFATAMALYGSDKPDMRVKLAFTDLTAVMKDVDFKVFAGAANMENGRVVGLRVPGGAAMPRSEIDAYTQFVAIYGAKGLAYIKVNEKAKGRDGLQSPIVKNLHDAALAQILAQTGAEDGDLIFFGADKAKVVNDAIGALRVKIGHSEFGKKVGLFDDTWRPLWVVDFPMFEYDEDGDRWNALHHPFTSPKDGHEDFIETDPGKAIAKAYDMVLNGWELGGGSIRIHRAEVQSKVFRALKIDAEEAQLKFGFLLDALQYGAPPHGGLAFGLDRIVTMMCGAESIRDVIAFPKTQRAQCLLTQAPSAVDEKQLKELHIRLRLPDAKVV; from the coding sequence ATGTCCATGCGAACCCAATACTGCGGCCTCACTACTGAGGTACTTCTCGGCCAAACCGTCAGCCTGTGCGGCTGGGTCCATCGTCGTCGCGACCATGGCGGCGTCATCTTCATCGACCTGCGCGACCGCGAAGGCCTGGTGCAGGTAGTGTGCGATCCGGACCGCGCCGAGGTATTCAAGAACGCGGAAGCGGTGCGCAACGAATTCTGCCTGCGCATCACCGGCGTGGTGCGCCTGCGCCCGGACGGCACCAGCAACAGCAACCTGAAGTCGGGCAAGATCGAAGTGCTGGCGCACGAACTGGAAGTGCTGAACCCGTCGGTCACGCCGCCGTTCCAGCTGGACGACGACAACCTGTCGGAAACCACCCGCCTGACGCACCGCGTGCTGGACCTGCGCCGCCCGCAGATGCAAAACAACCTGCGCTTGCGCTATAAGGTGACCATGGAAGTGCGCAAATTCCTGGACGCCAACGGCTTCATCGATATCGAAACGCCGATGCTGACCAAGTCGACCCCGGAAGGCGCCCGCGATTACCTGGTGCCGTCGCGCGTCAACGCCGGCCAGTTCTTCGCCTTGCCGCAATCGCCGCAGCTGTTCAAGCAGCTGCTGATGGTGGCCAACTTCGACCGTTATTACCAGATCGTCAAATGCTTCCGCGACGAAGACTTGCGCGCTGACCGCCAGCCCGAATTCACCCAGATCGATTGCGAAACTTCCTTCATGTCGGAACAGGAAATCCGCGACATGTTCGAAGGCATGATCCGCCTGGTGTTCAAGAACGCGCTGGACATCGACCTGCCTAACCCGTTCCCGGTGATGGACTTCGCCACAGCGATGGCCCTGTACGGTTCGGACAAGCCGGACATGCGCGTCAAGCTGGCCTTCACCGACCTGACCGCAGTGATGAAAGACGTCGACTTCAAGGTCTTCGCCGGCGCAGCCAACATGGAAAACGGCCGCGTGGTCGGCCTGCGCGTGCCGGGCGGCGCCGCCATGCCGCGTTCCGAGATCGATGCCTACACCCAGTTCGTCGCCATCTACGGCGCCAAGGGCCTGGCTTACATCAAGGTCAATGAAAAAGCCAAGGGCCGCGACGGCCTGCAATCGCCTATCGTCAAGAACCTGCACGACGCCGCGCTGGCGCAGATCCTGGCGCAGACCGGTGCAGAAGACGGCGACCTGATTTTCTTCGGCGCCGACAAAGCCAAGGTAGTCAACGACGCCATCGGCGCGCTGCGCGTGAAGATCGGCCACAGCGAATTCGGCAAGAAGGTCGGCCTGTTCGACGACACCTGGCGTCCATTGTGGGTGGTCGACTTCCCGATGTTCGAATACGACGAAGACGGCGACCGCTGGAACGCCTTGCACCATCCGTTCACGTCGCCGAAAGACGGCCATGAAGATTTCATCGAGACCGATCCGGGCAAGGCTATCGCCAAGGCCTACGATATGGTCTTGAACGGCTGGGAACTGGGCGGCGGTTCGATCCGTATCCACCGCGCGGAAGTGCAGAGCAAAGTGTTCCGCGCCCTGAAGATCGATGCCGAAGAAGCGCAGCTGAAATTCGGCTTCCTGCTCGACGCCCTGCAATACGGCGCGCCTCCGCACGGCGGCCTGGCGTTCGGCCTGGACCGTATCGTCACCATGATGTGCGGCGCCGAATCGATCCGCGACGTCATCGCCTTCCCGAAAACCCAGCGCGCGCAATGCCTGCTGACGCAAGCGCCGTCGGCGGTCGACGAAAAGCAGTTGAAAGAACTGCATATCCGCCTGCGCCTGCCGGACGCCAAGGTAGTCTGA
- a CDS encoding FmdB family zinc ribbon protein, translating into MPIYAYRCEACGFAKDVLQKMSDEPLTVCPTCSKAAFKKQVTAAGFQLKGTGWYVTDFRGGAGATVPPANAAEPAAAGSTAAAAPAATVTTAAPAASTAAPATASSTSGGGSTPAAAT; encoded by the coding sequence ATGCCGATTTATGCGTATCGCTGCGAAGCCTGTGGTTTCGCCAAAGATGTGCTGCAAAAGATGTCCGACGAGCCGCTGACGGTCTGTCCGACCTGCAGCAAAGCCGCGTTCAAGAAGCAAGTCACTGCGGCTGGTTTCCAGCTCAAGGGCACGGGCTGGTATGTAACCGATTTCCGTGGCGGCGCAGGCGCGACAGTGCCGCCGGCAAATGCGGCCGAACCGGCAGCAGCCGGCAGTACCGCTGCCGCCGCACCTGCGGCCACCGTCACTACCGCGGCGCCGGCCGCCAGTACGGCAGCTCCGGCCACCGCCAGCAGCACCAGCGGTGGCGGCAGCACGCCGGCCGCGGCGACATAA
- a CDS encoding endonuclease/exonuclease/phosphatase family protein, with protein sequence MKLRIATYNIHKGVSSLGSRPRVHALKQALSRMEADIFFLQEVQGRHDLMAARHAAHWPEQAQHDYLAGDSHHAAYGMNAVYDHGHHGNALLSRFEIGWQSNQDVSDHAYEARGILHCVLKTEFTDIHCYVVHLGLFGGGRRRQTAALIEAVRSSSPPDAPLIIAGDFNDWGNRLSELLRARLDVTEIFDERIAARSMMQGVGSYLQQLIGRTPKLKPARTFPAAFPWLRLDRIYLRGFTVESAEVLHGAEWAKLSDHAPIVATLKLR encoded by the coding sequence ATGAAACTGCGCATCGCAACCTACAACATCCACAAAGGCGTCTCGTCGCTGGGCAGCCGCCCGCGCGTGCACGCCTTGAAACAGGCCTTGAGCCGGATGGAGGCCGATATCTTTTTCCTGCAGGAAGTGCAGGGCCGCCACGACCTGATGGCGGCGCGCCATGCGGCGCACTGGCCGGAGCAGGCGCAGCACGACTACCTGGCCGGCGATTCGCACCACGCCGCCTACGGCATGAACGCTGTATACGACCACGGCCACCACGGCAACGCCTTGCTGAGCCGTTTCGAAATCGGCTGGCAGAGCAACCAGGATGTGTCCGACCACGCCTACGAGGCGCGCGGCATCCTGCATTGCGTCCTCAAGACCGAATTCACCGATATCCATTGTTATGTGGTGCACCTGGGTTTGTTCGGCGGCGGCCGCCGGCGCCAGACCGCGGCCCTGATCGAGGCGGTGCGCAGCTCGTCGCCGCCGGACGCGCCGCTGATCATCGCCGGCGATTTCAACGACTGGGGCAACCGCCTCAGCGAATTGCTGCGGGCGCGGCTCGATGTCACCGAAATATTCGATGAGCGGATCGCAGCGCGGAGCATGATGCAAGGCGTCGGCTCCTACCTGCAGCAACTGATAGGACGCACGCCGAAACTCAAGCCGGCGCGCACTTTCCCCGCCGCTTTTCCGTGGCTGCGGCTGGACCGGATTTACCTGCGCGGCTTTACGGTAGAATCGGCGGAAGTCCTGCATGGCGCGGAATGGGCGAAACTGTCCGACCATGCGCCCATCGTGGCGACGCTCAAGCTGCGATAA
- the nudB gene encoding dihydroneopterin triphosphate diphosphatase — protein MYKIPESVLVVIYTKDLQVLLMERADKLDYWQSVTGSKDFPEEALAATAMREVQEETGIVVSAEAGAVPLSNLHDWGVANVYEIYPVWRHRYAPGVTKNTEHVFGLLVPDEIPVTLAPREHLQYKWLPYRAAADACFSPSNAEAILQLPRHLATHFAK, from the coding sequence ATGTATAAAATTCCCGAATCGGTGCTGGTTGTCATCTATACGAAAGATCTCCAGGTCTTGCTGATGGAGCGCGCCGACAAGCTGGATTACTGGCAGTCGGTCACCGGCTCCAAGGATTTCCCGGAGGAAGCCCTGGCGGCGACGGCGATGCGCGAAGTGCAGGAAGAAACCGGCATCGTGGTGTCCGCCGAAGCAGGCGCCGTGCCGCTGTCCAACCTGCACGACTGGGGCGTCGCCAACGTGTACGAGATCTACCCGGTCTGGCGCCACCGTTATGCGCCCGGCGTCACAAAAAACACCGAACATGTGTTCGGCCTGCTGGTGCCGGACGAGATCCCGGTGACCCTGGCGCCGCGCGAACATCTGCAATACAAGTGGCTGCCGTACCGGGCGGCTGCGGATGCGTGTTTTTCGCCATCGAACGCCGAGGCCATCCTGCAGTTGCCGCGCCACCTTGCCACGCATTTTGCCAAATAA
- a CDS encoding methyltransferase domain-containing protein translates to MATPDKAPKFASRDPSHPDFWSDRFEQDFMPWDMGGVPQALQQYLTRSRPVATLIPGCGSGYEVALLSEAGWDVTAIDFSGAAVNAARTVLGKWSERVLQADFFTYRPPRPLGLIYERAFLCALPPAKRADIVSRWAELLPAGATLAGFFFFDDNPKGPPFGIGRAELERLLHAGFELADEREVDDSIPVFAGKERWMEWRRRA, encoded by the coding sequence GTGGCGACGCCGGATAAGGCTCCCAAGTTCGCCAGCCGCGATCCCTCGCACCCCGATTTCTGGAGCGATCGCTTCGAGCAGGACTTCATGCCCTGGGACATGGGCGGCGTGCCGCAGGCGCTGCAGCAGTACCTGACGCGCAGCCGGCCGGTCGCGACCCTGATTCCCGGCTGCGGCAGCGGCTACGAAGTGGCTTTATTGTCGGAAGCCGGCTGGGACGTGACCGCCATCGATTTTTCCGGCGCCGCCGTGAACGCCGCCCGCACTGTGCTGGGCAAATGGTCGGAACGGGTGCTGCAGGCCGATTTCTTCACCTACCGGCCGCCGCGGCCGCTCGGGCTGATTTATGAGCGCGCCTTCTTGTGCGCGCTGCCGCCGGCCAAACGTGCCGATATCGTCAGCCGCTGGGCCGAGCTGTTGCCGGCGGGGGCCACATTGGCCGGTTTCTTCTTTTTCGACGATAATCCGAAGGGACCGCCGTTCGGCATCGGCCGGGCCGAACTGGAACGCTTATTGCATGCCGGTTTCGAACTGGCCGACGAGCGCGAGGTAGACGATTCGATCCCGGTGTTTGCCGGCAAAGAGCGCTGGATGGAGTGGCGGCGGCGTGCGTAG
- a CDS encoding DUF502 domain-containing protein — MRKYFITGLLVLVPLAITLWVLNLVIGTMDQSLLLLPEQWRPKALLGHDIPGLGTILTLLVIFLTGLATRNFIGRQIVSVWEGVLTRIPVVSSIYSSVKQVSDTLFSSSGNAFRKALLVQYPREGSWTIAFLTGVPGGDVKNHLSGDYVSVYVPTTPNPTSGFFLMLPRADTIELDMSVDEALKYIVSMGVVAPEQQSGRKLVIDSPPGSN, encoded by the coding sequence ATGCGTAAATATTTCATTACCGGTCTACTGGTTCTCGTGCCCCTGGCAATCACGCTGTGGGTGCTGAACCTGGTCATTGGCACGATGGACCAGTCGCTCTTGCTGCTGCCCGAACAATGGCGGCCGAAAGCATTGCTGGGGCATGACATTCCCGGCCTCGGCACCATCCTGACCTTGCTGGTGATTTTCCTGACCGGCCTGGCGACGCGCAATTTCATCGGCCGCCAGATCGTCTCGGTATGGGAAGGCGTGCTGACTCGGATTCCGGTCGTCAGCTCGATCTATTCCAGCGTCAAGCAAGTCTCGGACACCCTGTTTTCCTCGTCCGGCAACGCCTTCCGCAAGGCCCTGCTGGTGCAGTACCCGCGCGAAGGATCGTGGACCATCGCCTTCCTGACAGGGGTTCCCGGCGGCGACGTCAAGAACCACCTGTCCGGCGATTACGTCAGCGTCTACGTGCCGACCACGCCGAATCCGACTTCCGGTTTTTTCCTGATGCTGCCGCGCGCAGACACCATCGAGCTCGACATGAGCGTCGACGAAGCTTTGAAGTACATCGTGTCCATGGGCGTGGTCGCGCCCGAGCAGCAGTCCGGCAGGAAACTGGTGATCGATTCGCCGCCCGGCAGCAATTGA